The following coding sequences are from one Triticum dicoccoides isolate Atlit2015 ecotype Zavitan chromosome 4A, WEW_v2.0, whole genome shotgun sequence window:
- the LOC119287589 gene encoding huntingtin-interacting protein K-like: MGAAVDETAAAAAAAVAAEGGPAAAAAEADSKDLQQQSKALDKLTDHVEDRQLDSSRVQSAMAALASSKEADWNTMRLREKELAAVKINPTDVEIIANELELDKKIAERTLREHKGDAVAAVRFLLR, translated from the exons ATGGGTGCGGCGGtcgacgagacggcggcggcggccgcggcggctgtggcggcggagggcggccccgCTGCCGCCGCGgcggaggccgactccaaggaTCTGCAGCAGCAGAGCAAGGCCCTCGACAAGCTCACCGACCACGTCGAGGATCGCCAGCTCGACTCCTCCCGCGTCCAATCC GCCATGGCAGCTCTTGCTTCATCTAAAGAGGCTGACTGGAATACCATGAGACTGAG GGAGAAAGAATTAGCTGCTGTCAAGATCAACCCTACCGACGTTGAAATCATTGCCAATGAACTTGAG CTGGACAAGAAGATCGCAGAGAGGACACTCCGAGAGCACAAGGGCGACGCTGTTGCCGCAGTCCGGTTCTTGCTTCGCTGA